Proteins found in one Fulvitalea axinellae genomic segment:
- the ilvD gene encoding dihydroxy-acid dehydratase, which yields MGNELNRYSKTITQDESQPASQAMLYAVGLTEEDMSKAQVGVVSTGWEGNPCNMHLNDLGDQVKQSVVDSGLVGLTFHTIGVSDGISNGTEGMRYSLVSREVIADSIETVVEAQFYDAVIPVVGCDKNMPGAMMAMGRLNRPGILVYGGSVKSGNWKGEKLNIVSAFEAYGAKLRGAICEDDFKGIIQNAIPGAGACGGMYTANTMASAIEAMGMSLPYSSSNPAVSDEKKKECGSLGDAIKNLMIKNIRPRDIMTKEAFENAVTLIMALGGSTNAVLHFVAMAKTVGVDFGIDDFQRISDNTPYLADLKPSGKYLMEDLHGLGGVPAVMKYLYEKGYIHGECLTVTGKTVAENLAELPGLPEDQDMIRPVESPIKAQGHLQILYGNLASKGAVAKITGKEGERFEGPARVFNNEFDAIKGIGTEVRKGEVIVIRYSGPTGAPGMPEMLKPTGAVMGAGLGKDVALITDGRFSGGSHGFVVGHITPEAQEGGNIALVENGDIIVIDAVNNRIEVKVSDEELAERRRNWKKPAYRATTGVLGKYIRLVTPASDGCLTDIPEEKPVEQESIID from the coding sequence ATGGGTAACGAATTGAACCGCTACAGCAAGACGATTACGCAAGATGAGTCGCAACCCGCCTCGCAGGCAATGCTTTACGCAGTAGGGCTAACCGAAGAGGACATGTCCAAGGCACAAGTGGGCGTGGTAAGTACAGGTTGGGAAGGGAACCCTTGCAACATGCACCTCAACGATTTGGGCGACCAAGTGAAACAAAGCGTGGTGGACAGCGGTCTGGTGGGCTTGACATTCCATACGATTGGGGTCAGCGACGGAATTTCCAACGGAACGGAGGGGATGCGCTATTCGCTGGTGTCGCGCGAGGTGATCGCCGACTCTATCGAAACGGTAGTGGAGGCCCAGTTTTACGACGCCGTGATTCCCGTGGTGGGATGCGACAAAAACATGCCCGGCGCCATGATGGCGATGGGAAGGTTGAACCGTCCCGGAATTTTGGTTTACGGCGGTTCGGTAAAATCGGGTAACTGGAAAGGGGAGAAGCTGAACATCGTTTCCGCTTTCGAGGCTTACGGAGCCAAACTCCGCGGCGCTATTTGCGAAGATGATTTTAAGGGGATTATCCAAAACGCGATACCGGGCGCCGGCGCTTGTGGCGGTATGTATACGGCCAACACCATGGCTTCCGCTATCGAAGCTATGGGAATGAGCCTTCCTTACAGTTCTTCGAATCCGGCGGTAAGTGACGAGAAGAAGAAGGAATGCGGATCTTTGGGCGATGCCATCAAGAATTTGATGATCAAAAATATCCGTCCGCGGGATATTATGACCAAAGAGGCTTTCGAAAATGCCGTTACGCTGATTATGGCCTTGGGCGGTTCCACTAACGCCGTTCTTCACTTTGTGGCCATGGCCAAAACAGTTGGTGTGGATTTCGGTATCGACGATTTCCAGCGCATTAGTGACAATACTCCTTATTTGGCGGACCTGAAGCCGAGCGGGAAGTATCTGATGGAAGATTTGCACGGTCTTGGTGGAGTGCCTGCCGTAATGAAATATCTCTACGAAAAAGGTTACATCCACGGCGAGTGTCTGACTGTGACAGGAAAGACCGTAGCCGAAAACTTGGCGGAACTTCCGGGCCTTCCGGAAGATCAGGATATGATTCGTCCGGTTGAGTCACCGATCAAGGCGCAAGGACACTTGCAGATCCTGTACGGCAACTTGGCTTCGAAAGGTGCCGTGGCGAAAATCACCGGAAAAGAGGGTGAGCGCTTCGAAGGTCCTGCAAGAGTTTTCAACAATGAGTTTGACGCCATCAAGGGCATCGGCACGGAAGTGCGGAAAGGCGAAGTGATCGTAATTCGCTACTCGGGCCCAACTGGTGCGCCGGGCATGCCGGAAATGCTTAAGCCTACGGGAGCCGTAATGGGAGCCGGTCTAGGTAAGGATGTCGCTTTGATTACTGATGGGCGTTTCTCTGGCGGTTCGCACGGTTTCGTGGTTGGACACATTACGCCAGAAGCCCAAGAAGGCGGAAATATCGCGTTGGTTGAAAACGGTGATATTATCGTGATCGATGCGGTGAATAATCGTATCGAGGTGAAGGTTTCCGATGAGGAATTGGCGGAAAGACGGAGAAATTGGAAAAAACCGGCTTATAGAGCTACTACAGGGGTTTTGGGTAAATACATCCGCCTTGTAACACCTGCCTCTGACGGTTGTTTGACGGATATTCCGGAAGAAAAACCAGTAGAGCAGGAATCTATAATTGACTGA
- a CDS encoding glutamate--tRNA ligase family protein, whose product MMNLDKNTVGRIAPTPSGFLHVGNAYSFVLTWLLVRSSGGELILRVDDIDTARYRREYLEDIFETLDWLGLDMDKGPSSVREFEEKYSQSLRLDEYGEALQTLKNEGRIFPCGCSRKRIKEDSVDGQYPGTCREKTVGFDNSQTAWRVKTEDRGILVEDAVSGELSVNLHEKMRDFVVRKKDGMPAYQLVSLVDDIREGVNLVVRGADLLESTAAQLFLAEILALDSFREASFYHHPLLLDASGEKLSKSQGSLSLKYIRENGGTAKSVFGKAAKSLGLAGNISTAGNLLSEFGVEKLPKI is encoded by the coding sequence ATGATGAATCTTGATAAAAATACGGTAGGGCGCATAGCTCCGACCCCAAGCGGTTTTTTGCATGTCGGAAACGCCTATTCGTTTGTGTTGACTTGGCTTTTGGTCCGGTCGTCGGGAGGGGAATTGATCCTTAGGGTTGACGATATTGATACCGCAAGATATAGAAGGGAATATCTGGAAGATATATTCGAAACGCTGGATTGGCTTGGGCTTGATATGGATAAAGGGCCGTCTTCCGTTCGTGAGTTTGAAGAGAAATATTCCCAAAGCCTGAGGCTGGATGAGTATGGTGAAGCGCTACAAACCTTAAAGAATGAAGGCCGTATTTTTCCATGCGGATGTTCGCGAAAGCGGATAAAAGAGGATAGTGTGGATGGTCAATATCCCGGGACATGCCGAGAAAAAACTGTGGGTTTTGATAATTCCCAAACAGCGTGGCGAGTGAAAACCGAAGACCGTGGAATACTTGTGGAGGATGCTGTTTCGGGAGAGTTATCGGTGAATTTGCACGAAAAAATGCGGGATTTTGTAGTGAGGAAAAAGGACGGAATGCCGGCTTACCAATTAGTCTCATTGGTTGATGATATTAGGGAAGGAGTAAATCTTGTTGTCCGTGGAGCTGATCTTTTAGAATCGACGGCGGCGCAACTTTTTTTGGCCGAGATTCTGGCTTTGGATTCGTTTCGTGAGGCGTCTTTTTATCATCATCCGTTGTTGTTGGACGCTTCGGGAGAGAAACTTTCGAAGTCGCAGGGGAGTCTTTCCCTAAAATATATTCGGGAAAATGGAGGGACGGCCAAATCTGTTTTCGGGAAAGCCGCGAAGTCGTTGGGTTTGGCTGGGAATATATCTACGGCCGGAAACTTGCTTTCGGAATTCGGTGTTGAAAAATTGCCGAAAATCTGA
- a CDS encoding formylglycine-generating enzyme family protein produces the protein MIKKTSMIVLVAGLAFSCQNKDKSSSATETKSTTQLSTKDSLSSCCAETPARFATAKKEGTKTANVAKPGTSSDKGMILIPAGQFTMGGNNEQARPDELPRHEVKVSSFLMDATEVTNQQFKEFVDATGYITIAERKPVWEEIKKQLPPGTPKPPEEALVASSLVFRQPANDQRINHPTEVWEWRQGADWKHPQGPGSDIKGKMNHPVVHVAWEDAHAYAQWAGKRLPTEAEWEWAARGGLKDNVYPWGNEKVEEGSLKTNNWQGQFPYTNTATDGFTGSAPVKSFAPNGYGLYDMAGNAWEWTADWYRPDYYQTLADEGLATDPKGPVQSYDPTEPTVPKKVTRGGSFLCHDSYCSGFRVAARMRTSPDTGLNHTGFRCVKDVKR, from the coding sequence ATGATCAAGAAAACATCGATGATCGTTTTGGTGGCGGGCCTCGCCTTTTCCTGCCAAAACAAAGATAAAAGTTCTTCCGCAACGGAAACGAAAAGTACCACGCAGCTTTCGACTAAAGATAGCCTAAGTTCTTGTTGCGCCGAAACGCCGGCGCGCTTCGCCACAGCGAAAAAAGAAGGTACAAAAACAGCGAACGTAGCAAAGCCGGGAACCTCTTCGGACAAAGGGATGATCCTGATTCCCGCCGGACAATTCACCATGGGCGGCAACAACGAACAGGCCCGCCCCGACGAACTGCCGAGACACGAAGTGAAAGTAAGTTCCTTTTTGATGGACGCTACGGAAGTCACCAACCAACAGTTCAAAGAATTTGTGGACGCTACAGGCTATATAACCATTGCCGAAAGAAAACCTGTTTGGGAAGAAATCAAAAAGCAACTCCCTCCCGGAACTCCAAAACCGCCGGAAGAAGCGCTGGTAGCCTCTTCACTAGTATTTAGACAACCGGCCAACGACCAGCGTATCAACCACCCTACCGAAGTATGGGAATGGAGACAGGGCGCAGACTGGAAACATCCGCAAGGCCCGGGAAGCGACATCAAGGGAAAAATGAACCACCCGGTAGTACATGTAGCTTGGGAAGACGCCCACGCCTACGCCCAATGGGCCGGCAAACGCCTCCCGACAGAGGCCGAATGGGAATGGGCAGCGCGTGGCGGGCTCAAAGACAATGTTTATCCTTGGGGAAATGAGAAAGTGGAGGAAGGATCACTGAAAACCAATAACTGGCAAGGACAATTCCCATACACCAACACGGCTACAGACGGGTTTACCGGATCGGCGCCCGTAAAAAGCTTCGCGCCGAACGGATATGGACTTTACGATATGGCAGGAAACGCTTGGGAATGGACAGCGGATTGGTATCGTCCGGATTATTACCAAACCCTGGCCGACGAAGGCTTGGCCACCGACCCGAAAGGCCCTGTACAAAGCTACGACCCCACAGAACCTACCGTTCCGAAAAAAGTAACCCGCGGCGGTTCGTTCCTTTGCCACGACAGCTACTGCTCAGGCTTCAGGGTCGCGGCACGGATGCGCACCAGCCCTGACACCGGGCTTAACCACACCGGTTTCAGATGCGTTAAGGACGTTAAAAGATAA
- a CDS encoding outer membrane beta-barrel protein — protein MKKIFYLAIAVMLNFVAVDLFAQADSLAGFSVTGSVDLYYQYNSTGKPVEVSSFTSRHNSFELGMVNVIMEKSWAKGGLVVDLAFGPRATAANGYEGSSLEMIKQLYVYHQITDNIKLSAGNFSTFVGYELIEPTGNMNYTTSLLFSNGPFYHTGVKADFDLGGGFGLMAGVFNDTDSKFDLNDNKHVGAQFSIAPADEWSLYLNYLGGTADTETADVSEHQFDITGAVNVSEEFALGLNASQKWSEVTMLTEANKDSEKYSWYGVAGYASYAFGDAFTLAGRLEYFDDSDMQTIYDGMEKGGSATLYTLSGNVNFGPVRLIPEIRYISSDQKIFPGSGEKMEDGSFSALLALVYSF, from the coding sequence ATGAAAAAGATATTTTACTTGGCTATAGCCGTTATGCTCAATTTTGTAGCGGTAGATCTCTTCGCTCAAGCTGATAGCCTTGCTGGTTTCAGCGTTACCGGATCGGTAGATCTTTATTATCAGTATAATAGCACCGGAAAGCCTGTCGAAGTAAGCAGTTTTACATCCAGACACAATTCGTTTGAATTGGGGATGGTAAACGTAATAATGGAAAAATCGTGGGCTAAAGGCGGGTTGGTTGTGGATCTTGCTTTCGGTCCGAGGGCTACGGCCGCAAACGGTTATGAGGGCTCTAGCTTGGAGATGATCAAACAGCTGTATGTGTATCATCAGATCACTGACAATATCAAATTGTCGGCGGGTAACTTTTCTACATTCGTGGGCTATGAGCTGATTGAGCCTACGGGAAATATGAACTACACCACCTCGTTGCTCTTCTCGAACGGGCCGTTTTACCATACTGGCGTAAAAGCCGATTTTGATTTGGGTGGCGGTTTCGGGCTTATGGCCGGTGTGTTCAACGATACCGACAGCAAATTCGACCTGAACGATAATAAGCATGTCGGGGCGCAGTTCTCCATCGCTCCGGCCGACGAGTGGTCGCTTTATCTGAACTATTTGGGCGGTACAGCCGACACCGAAACGGCGGACGTAAGCGAGCACCAGTTTGATATAACGGGAGCCGTAAATGTTTCCGAAGAGTTTGCCCTTGGGCTGAACGCTTCGCAAAAGTGGAGTGAAGTGACTATGCTAACAGAAGCGAACAAAGACTCTGAAAAATACAGCTGGTACGGTGTGGCTGGATACGCCAGCTATGCTTTCGGCGACGCTTTCACATTGGCCGGCCGTTTGGAGTACTTCGACGATTCGGATATGCAGACAATCTACGACGGAATGGAAAAGGGAGGTAGCGCGACGCTTTACACACTGTCGGGCAATGTGAACTTCGGACCTGTTAGGTTGATTCCGGAAATCAGATATATAAGTTCAGATCAAAAAATATTCCCTGGGTCAGGGGAGAAGATGGAAGACGGATCGTTTTCCGCATTGCTTGCTTTGGTTTATTCGTTTTGA
- a CDS encoding phytase: MKKYSYLVLALALAGFTSCGKKAEKKEASVTQKPAPLAPLEATVITDTVFHDTDDPAIWYNANSPESSLIVGTDKDVEGAIYAFGLDGKTRKMVRGLNRPNNVDIEYGFVLGNDTLDIAVFSERGRNMIRVYSLPALEPIDNGGIPVFEGDSLNRPMGVALYKRPTDNAIFAIVGRKDGPQENYLWQYELKNVAGAVAGEKVREFGAFSGKKEIEAICVDDASGFVYYSDEQFGIRKYYADPEKGAEELALFGQTGFQEDIEGISIYTTGETTGYILVSDQQANKFRVFPREGAEDNANNHPELSAFSAPTLESDGSESISQPLGEKFPKGFFVAMSSDKTFKVFDWRDVEKRITKNDVK, from the coding sequence ATGAAAAAGTACAGCTACTTAGTTCTCGCCTTGGCTTTGGCCGGTTTCACTTCTTGTGGAAAGAAAGCCGAAAAAAAGGAAGCCTCAGTTACTCAAAAACCAGCGCCGTTGGCTCCGCTTGAGGCTACGGTTATTACCGATACTGTTTTCCACGATACTGACGATCCGGCGATTTGGTATAACGCCAATTCTCCGGAATCAAGCTTGATAGTGGGTACGGACAAAGATGTGGAAGGCGCCATCTACGCCTTTGGTCTTGACGGAAAAACCCGCAAGATGGTTCGTGGGCTGAACCGCCCGAATAACGTGGATATTGAGTACGGATTCGTATTGGGTAATGATACGCTCGATATCGCCGTATTCTCCGAGCGCGGGCGTAATATGATCCGCGTTTATAGCCTGCCGGCGCTTGAGCCGATTGATAACGGCGGAATTCCGGTTTTTGAAGGTGATTCGCTCAATCGTCCGATGGGGGTCGCGTTGTATAAGCGCCCGACCGACAACGCCATCTTCGCTATTGTGGGGCGTAAAGACGGGCCACAGGAGAATTACCTTTGGCAATACGAATTGAAAAACGTGGCTGGCGCCGTGGCTGGCGAGAAAGTTCGTGAGTTCGGAGCGTTCAGTGGCAAGAAAGAGATCGAAGCGATTTGCGTGGATGACGCATCCGGTTTTGTTTACTATTCTGACGAGCAGTTCGGAATCCGTAAATATTACGCCGATCCTGAAAAAGGCGCCGAGGAGTTGGCTCTGTTCGGACAGACCGGATTTCAGGAAGATATCGAAGGAATCTCGATTTATACAACTGGCGAGACTACCGGCTATATCCTGGTTTCGGATCAGCAGGCGAACAAATTCCGGGTGTTCCCGCGCGAGGGAGCGGAAGACAACGCCAATAACCATCCTGAGCTTTCGGCGTTCTCTGCGCCCACGTTGGAAAGTGACGGTTCCGAGTCGATCTCTCAGCCTTTGGGTGAGAAGTTTCCAAAAGGCTTCTTTGTGGCTATGTCTTCGGATAAAACCTTCAAAGTGTTCGATTGGAGGGATGTTGAGAAGAGAATTACGAAAAATGACGTGAAATAG